A window of the Henckelia pumila isolate YLH828 chromosome 3, ASM3356847v2, whole genome shotgun sequence genome harbors these coding sequences:
- the LOC140888975 gene encoding uncharacterized protein, with product MGTRRRLNLNTPPIFATTETPPVVTPQNDQGDTRFQSFRPPILKGTENPVDCEGWLDDIDQLFDSLDYSDDRQIRLVIHQLHGVAKKWWTSTKKAMENRGTLINWILFKTEFYKRFFPVSYRKDKNAEFANLKQGNLSIEDYVTKFDSLLRFAPHISDNEEAKADHFINGLNPDIFVLVNTGRPNNFSDAMDHAKGAEAGLMRQRGNQFAPQ from the exons atgggtactcgaagaagATTGAACTTGAATACTCCGCCAATTTTTGCTACGACTGAAACTCCACCTGTAGTGACTCCTCAGAATGACCAGGGCGATACG aggtttcagtctttccgACCACCGATCTTGAAAGGTACGGAGAATCCCGTGGATTGCGAgggttggttggatgatatagatcagctttttgattctctcgactattccGATGACCGACAAATTAGATTGGTTATTCATCAGCTGCACGGAGTGGCTAAGAAATGGTGGACCTCGACTAAGAAAGccatggagaacagaggtacgCTTATCAACTGGATtctgttcaagactgagttttataaacgaTTCTTCCCAGTTTCGTACCGTAAGGATAAGAATGCCGAGTTcgcaaatttgaagcaaggaaaTTTGAGTATCGAAGATTATGTTACCAAATTTGACAGTCTATTGAGGTTTGCTCCACACATTTCTGACAATGAGGAAGCGAAAGCTGACCACTTTATTAACGGtctgaaccctgatatcttTGTTCTGGTGAATACCGGAAGGCCGAATAACTTTTCTGATGCAATGGATCATGCCAAGGGTGCGGAAGCTGGACTGATGAGACAGAGAGGGAATCAGTTTGCACCTCAGTAA